A single region of the Kwoniella botswanensis chromosome 1, complete sequence genome encodes:
- a CDS encoding oxoglutarate dehydrogenase (succinyl-transferring), E1 component, protein MWIKRIDKRLVLSKVSQRRVRLYHDDATFGYRVPVKYQLPDYTQEELDNRNANAPLLRYVESVRRHGHRAAQIDPLDLMDRDPVGALDASRYGLQKTQSYPLQGILHTPPSLRPTTPPSTAAPERTETGEGSNVSKSLEEIEKHLMEVYVDKIGFEYMHCPEKNERLWFSHHVETEASSFPEPFEAERKKQIWKLLMRSEELDRFLGKKFPNLKRYGCEGAESMLPALSTLFEVSAKSGISSIVLSLPHRGRLSLLCDPDLLDFSPTALFTKIRGKAEFDPSTAPGATGDVISHLSATRDIPFGRDGKVNVNVKMLQNPSHLEAVNPVALGVTRSKQMELLKSSPKECQLGDKAMCVQLHGDAAFAGQGVVSESLGLSGLPHFGSGGTVHIIVNNNIGYTTPASLARSSVYSSDVAKMIGCPILHVNGDYPEAVARAVDIAFRYRQMFRKDVVIDLICYRRWGHNELDEPAYTQPKMYEKIRGRKSVPEIYEARLKEQGVLTEESASQARKAYNEHLEAQFSQMENYKPKSDMLEGKWKDYVWPAGSEADHHPDTGVNKGELTNIAKASVTLPESFNIHSRLKRHISSRLKSLENKVDFATAEAMAFGSLLKEGYDVRISGQDVGRGTFSQRHAMFVDQKTESCIIPLNEELGESAGKLELANSSLSEMAVLGFEVGLSWSNPKLLPIWEAQFGDFMNGAQSMIDTFIVGAQAKWLKQSGLVMMLPHGYDGAGPEHSSCKIERFLQLSNDSQTSNTHGDINLTFVNPSTPAQLFHLLRRQIKRNYRRPLIIASPKGLLRSPLAASALEDMTPGTTFQPILEGPTDPSAKRVILCSGKHYYTLLEALTKSDKLSSVNMIRVEELSPFPYKELEKVLSKDENKNKEIVWAQEEPSNQGAWSYLKPRLEAVLDNVGYKSQVRYAGRSSGATTAVAVGEWHKKEVEQIINDALE, encoded by the exons ATGTGGATTAAACGAATAGACAAACGCCTCGTACTCTCTAAAGTCAGTCAGAGACGAGTGAGATTGTACCATGACGATGCTACCTTTGGTTATAGAGTACCTGTGAAGTATCAACTGCCAGATT ATACCCAAGAAGAGCTGGATAACAG AAACGCGAATGCACCTCTGTTGCGATACGTCGAGTCTGTCCGTCGACATGGACATCGTGCAGCACAGATTGATCCTCTGGATCTGATGGACAGAGA TCCGGTTGGAGCATTGGACGCTTCTCGATACGGTCTTCAGAAGACTCAATCATATCCTTTACAAGGTATTCTGCATACACCACCTTCACTCAGACCTACCACTCCTCCTTCGACAGCTGCGCCGGAGCGAACCGAGACTGGAGAAGGATCGAACGTGTCCAAATCTCTTGAAGAGATCGAGAAGCATCTCATGGAAGTATACGTTGACAAGATCGGATTTGAGTATATGCATTGTCCcgagaagaatgaaagatt GTGGTTCTCTCACCATGTAGAGACTGAAGCTTCGTCCTTTCCCGAACCATTTGAGGCGGAACGTAAGAAACAGATCTGGAAGCTGTTGATGAGGAGTGAAGAGCTGGATAGATTCTTGGGTAAAAAGTTCCCCAATTTGAAGAGATATG GATGCGAAGGTGCCGAAAGCATGTTACCAGCCTTATCGACCTTGTTCGAAGTATCGGCCAAATCCGGCATATCCTCAATTGTCCTCTCTCTTCCGCACAGAGGTAGATTATCTTTATTATGTGATCCGGACCTATTGGACTTCTCACCTACGGCTTTGTTCACCAAAATTAGAGGCAAAGCGGAGTTCGACCCTTCCACTGCTCCAGGTGCCACAGGCGACGTGATCAGTCATCTCTCGGCTACTCGTGATATTCCTTTCGGCCGCGACGGCAAAGTAAATGTCAATGTCAAGATGTTACAGAACCCCAGTCACCTGGAGGCTGTTAATCCCGTTGCGCTCGGTGTGACGAGATCGAAACAGATGGAATTGCTTAAAAGCTCTCCTAAGGAATGTCAATTAGGAGACAAAGCTATGTGCGTTCAACTACATGGTGATGCTGCCTTTGCGGGCCAAGGGGTAGTAAGTGAATCGCTGGGTTTGAGTGGGTTACCGCACTTTGGAAGTGGGGGAACAGTACACATCAttgtcaa CAACAA TATTGGGTACACCACCCCCGCTTCACTGGCTCGATCGTCCGTCTACTCCTCTGATGTGGCAAAGATGATTGGATGCCCCATACTTCACGTCAATGGCGATTACCCCGAAGCTGTCGCGCGAGCCGTAGATATAGCATTTAGATATAGACAGATGTTCAGAAAAGATGTCGtcattgatttgatctgttATAGAAGATGGGGACATAATGAGCTGGATGAACCTGCTTATACACAGC CCAAGATGTACGAAAAGATTCGTGGTAGGAAGAGTGTTCCCGAGATCTATGAGGCTCGTCTCAAA GAACAAGGTGTATTAACCGAAGAAAGTGCCTCTCAAGCTCGAAAAGCCTACAACGAACATCTAGAAGCTCAGTTCAGTCAGATGGAGAACTATAAGCCTAAATCCGATATGTTGGAAGGCAAATGGAAGGACTACGTATGGCCCGCTGGATCTGAGGCCGATCATCATCCTGATACTGGTGTGAACAAGGGCGAGTTGACGAATATCGCGAAAGCCAGTGTCACTCTGCCTGAAAGCTTT AACATACATTCAAGATTGAAACGACATATTTCATCTAGATTGAAGTCGCTGGAAAACAAAGTGGACTTTGCCACTGCCGAAGCTATGGCTTTTGGATCCCTCCTGAAAGAAGGGTATGATGTGAGAATATCAGGTCAGGATGTGGGGCGTGGTACCTTCTCTCAAAG ACACGCGATGTTCGTTGATCAGAAAACGGAATCCTGCATTATCCCTCTTAACGAAGAGCTGGGTGAAAGTGCTGGAAAGCTCGAACTTGCCAATA GCTCTCTGAGCGAGATGGCAGTCCTTGGCTTCGAAGTTGGGTTATCATGGTCGAATCCTAAGCTGTTACCCATATGGGAAGCTCAATTCGGCGATTTCATGAATGGTGCTCAGAGTATGATTGATACCTTCATTGTGGGTGCACAAG CTAAATGGCTCAAGCAAAGTGGTCTCGTCATGATGCTACCTCATGGTTATGATGGTGCAGGACCTGAACATTCTTCTTGTAAGATCGAGAGGTTTTTGCAG CTCTCAAATGACTCGCAGACCTCCAACACTCACGGAGACATCAACCTCACTTTCGTTAATCCTTCTACTCCTGCTCAGTTGTTCCATTTACTCAGAAGAcagatcaagaggaattACAGAAGACCTTTGATCATTGCTTCTCCCAAGGGTCTTTTGAGATCTCCG CTTGCAGCTTCTGCCTTGGAAGACATGACACCCGGAACGACCTTCCAACCGATTCTTGAAGGTCCCACTGACCCCTCGGCAAAGAGAGTCATCCTATGTTCTGGCAAACACTATTACACCCTTCTCGAGGCATTAACCAAATCCGACAAACTATCTTCGGTAAACATGATTCGTGTAGAAGAACTATCACCTTTCCCTTATAAAGAACTTGAGAAGGTTCTTTCGAAAGACGAGAACAAGAATAAAGAGATTGTGTGGGCTCAAGAAGAACCTTCCAATCAAGGTGCTTGGTCTTACCTCAAACCTCGTTTGGAAGCTGTTCTTGACAATGTAGGATACAAAAGTCAAGTAAGGTATGCAGGTAGATCCAGTGGAGCGACCACGGCTGTAGCTGTTGGAGAATGGCATAAGAAGGAAGTTGAGCAGATAATCAACGATGCTCTGGAGTAA